The genomic stretch AACGAACTTCACTGTTTACCCATCCCACAAAGGGACTCTAGCAGATTGTGGACTGAAACTGTTAGCACACTAATTACAATCAGTTTATCATGCTGCCTCATCAAAGCTAGAAGAACTTTATTGTGACAAAGTTAATGAGAGTCTTTTGGAAAATTGGCTTTGAGCAGTCTAAAACACGACTTTCCAACACATGTTCAGGTAGTACTTCCCAATCTGATCATGCCAAATCATCGGCACGTAGATCAGCTATTGGGTCTGATGTtagtcctttttctttttaaactttttttttgttgttgttgttggggttAGCATCCGTCATGTTGCTGATGGTGCCATAATCTTTAGTATACAGAAATCCTTCCAGATAATTTCAACAGAAATCCAGATTAAAACTTGAAAATACTGGTGATCACCTTAGTTAGCAGAACTGAATGTTTGTTACCAAGTCCTCTTTACATTGCTTACTTTTGTCAAAAATCTCTGCAAGAGATGACCAGCTCTACATGTtaattactgtttgttgtaCTGAGTTTGTGCAGCTGTCCCGGTATGCCATTTGCATAAAAGCTGTTTCATGAAACACAGTGTAAGTGAATCAGTTTCATTGTAGTTCGTATTCAGGATGAACGTAGTTGATGAACCTCTGTTTAAGGTCACACCTAATGCTTATTTTCCTATCAATTAACCTTCAAAGTATTTCTCAGTCATTTAGTCCataaatagtgaaaaatgacttttgGCTTTAGAGTTGAGGATCAGGTCATTAAATCAGACAGAAATTCTCAAGAAGCATCACTTTattgatttcatattttttggtGTTCACTATATACAAACATAGATGTCACATCAGCCGTGAACAAACAAGCCTAATTAACATTAGTATCAGGGCAGGTCAGACCATTGTACAGATGAATCATGCCTGATTTACTTCTTGATGTCCTGTTAAGAAGACTGGAGATCATTAGAAGTCCTTGAGGGCTGAACTGTCTTCACGAGGCGGATAAACACAAAAGACCTTTGCCTCTGAGGCAAATGTAAAAAGGAGGGTGACCTAAGGCATTTATATTTCAGAGATTAAGAGGTATGTGTTGAAGGTTTACTAGAAACACTTTATTCACCCCAGTGGGAAATTAAAATTGGTGCATCTGTTAAACAGATCTGAAAATCATTATTGTGCTGTGTAGTAAATGCAAAGAATTTTTTACAAAAAATCCTAAAACCTCCATTTCAGAGCCAGGTTCCATCATACTTCCACTCTCCTGTGGTGCCCAAACGCTACCGCCACAAATATTTTTAGTGAAACGTGCCATTTTATAACTTCAATACATTCactgaaaagataaaaatgatgCAAATAATCAATACGGTTCAGGTCAAAAGTATTAACTGTTGTGATTTCTTGCTGTTGCTCTGCGGGATGGGAGTGGAGAGCTCAAAAGTTGTGGGACACTATTAGCCCAATGTTTGGGGAAAACAATGTGTTTGCGTAGGGATTAgctgtcctccatcactgagCCTTCTCAGctagagcagcagcagcttctctctctttccgtGCTTCCTCCCGCCATCTAGCTTTCTTCTCCATGTTTTGACTTGTCAGGGACTCGTTCCTGGCTGCAGCCTGCGACACAATGAGACAAATTACGGATAAGGTCTGAAAGATGTCAGATGTTCCACATGATATCTGTATTCACCCTGAAATATATGTGTAGAGTGAAATGGTTAGTTTATGCAGAGACAAAAACTCCTCTTTCACATTGTTGCGAGCCATTTAATTGTGATTTTGTAACAGGTGTTGGAGAAAAACAATGCATGCAAACATAATGTGGTCATCTATTGTCACTCACCCTTTTGCCCAGGATGACCATCACCAGACAGGCCCCTATTGTGGCGGCCATCATCACATAGCAGGCTTTCACTCTGACTTTGTTTCTGGCAGCATCAATCATCTCAAACCTGTGGTAAAACAAGAATGCATGTGCCTTCATATGACACCATTCTTCTCTCTATCTCTTATGTCAACattaatcttcttcttcttcctcttcttctaatCATACAAATTTTCCTTCTGAGCTTTGGTTCATTGTGAGTGCAGGAGGTCTGCAGTTTGTCTGCGTGACAATCAGGTCTttgatcagagcagcagcagatcagatACGATAGCCACCCTGATGTCAGGAACCACATTAATTACCTCAAGCCACAGACAGACGCCTTGTTTCAACTGCAGCCGTCTTGGAACATCAGCTTACCACAGCAGCACCAACGCTCATCCacttagggttagggttagcccTGTTCTTATAATGTATCTTAACTAAATCACGCAAAGAGCCAATCAGATGCAAGTGTGCTGGGAGGTCTGGTATAAACAGGAAGAGGCTACTTACGACACAAACTCTGGTATCTGCTCCACGGTCTTAAAGCGTCCAGACCATAGCAGAAACTTCTTGTCCAAGTCTGAGGGTCTGTAGCCTGGAACTTTGAAACTGGGGCGAGGTGCTGTAtgagagaacaaacaaacagagtttTAAGTCCACAAATCCACATCTTGAACAAAAAACAGGGAATGCAGAGAAGTTCAGTTTCACAAGCCCCAGTCATTCGCTCCATCACCCCAGACTTTGATCCCACTTCCTGTGTCCTTCCTCCCTTTGGGACTAACGAAAACCTTAACACACTCATTATGGCAACAACAAGCGACCTATGACGTCCTCAGAACATTTCATCTCTGTGACTTGTTTTGAGAAATACAACTACTTGGAAAACTCTCAATTTAGATGTAACTTATGTAATAACTGCAGACCAGGTTGGTCTGAGCCATCAGACTTCCAGTATTATGGATTGCAGGTGAAAAGAGCAAATGAGTGATGGTGAATTTCTGTGGTTGAACTTGATCTTGCTTTGTGGTGTCATGCATGTATGAGACAAAGAATAAAAGGTTGCCGGTAGCTGGTTGCCTGAGATCCAAAACTCTACCGTGTGCCGGAGCTGCTGGCTCGGCTTTGCCCTCCTGTGGTTTACTGCACATCCCTCTGCGGCTCCATGTTTCAGTGGCCTGTCTGCACCTCTGGCCTGTTGAGAGACatataaaaaagcagaaaacatgagTGCATTGGATCCAGGAGGAGACCAGAATTACTCAACATATTGGTTAACCTGACAAGTATTGTACAGGTACAAGTAATGTAAGAAAATTGAGACAAATGCCCATCTCAGTTTCCTAAAGCCCAGTGCGACTTCCTGAATTTGcttgaaaagacaaagaaaagcatcataACATCGTACAATCTTAAGGGCAGAGCCAACGTGATGACTTCCTCCGTAACAACGGAGGTGTGTCAGGTTAGCAAAACCTAAAAATGTCGTAtggtaataaaacaaaaaggtttGCTAGGTCAAAGTATTTTAGCTGGGGCTGTTTTATGTGATGATTAATCCTGTACACGAAACAAATTTCACAATACAGGAACCGTAACTTGGCTGTCACCATAACACAGGTTGCCTGTCCCACGTCACACGCATTTTATAGgtgcataaaaacagaagcacaagttatatatataaaaaaaaaaaagcatctcaTACACAAATATAAATTACCAATACCAAAAGTTCCTAACTAAAAAGATGCTTATTTAAGGAGCAAATTACAAATACAGACTATGCCCGTCACTTATTATTCGACAGCAACACAGAACTTAGAGAAATTTAATCATACGAACCAATAAAGTTGCCAATGGAAAGACGAGATCTGACGAAATTCATGTTCTCTATTTATGTAAATAAGGCGCAGCGTGTCTATCAAGCCATTaaactcagcagcaacacatcGGACCACCCGTCAGCTGCTGAAAGTCAACTAGATAAGCCTTCGCTAACTGTCCGACAGGACCTCGTCACAGAAGCACGGCAGCCTGTGTTGTTTGCCTGATCAAAAATA from Chaetodon auriga isolate fChaAug3 chromosome 21, fChaAug3.hap1, whole genome shotgun sequence encodes the following:
- the fam162a gene encoding protein FAM162B → MNFVRSRLSIGNFIGQRCRQATETWSRRGMCSKPQEGKAEPAAPAHAPRPSFKVPGYRPSDLDKKFLLWSGRFKTVEQIPEFVSFEMIDAARNKVRVKACYVMMAATIGACLVMVILGKRAAARNESLTSQNMEKKARWREEARKEREAAAALAEKAQ